Genomic DNA from Triticum dicoccoides isolate Atlit2015 ecotype Zavitan chromosome 4B, WEW_v2.0, whole genome shotgun sequence:
AGAATATTGCCAGTGACTGATTTCCCCCATAATTCACTGCTATCCCATTCTTGAAGGCTTGGGCTTGTTCTTCCTGATTTGCTATCAAATTTCATTTCTGAATAGTTTGCTCATGGCCAACTCTAAATTCTTAAAACGAGACAAAAGGGGGGAAATGCAAGCCCTTCATTTACATCAAACTAACCAATAACTCATCACCTGGGGTTTCCTCCTTATACTAACTCCTACTTATTCACCACTATCATCAATTGAAAGTGAGTTACCAGGAAGAACATTGCTCAGCCACTACGGGACTGCGAGGAACTCTCAGGCCGGCCGCCCCGGCCAAAGCACCCAAACAGGTTCCTAAATACACGGCGAATCCGACCTTCAccgccgtccacctgtccttctccTTCTGGCCATGTCACCCGCCTCGGCCCGACGCCGTTGCTGAAACCACCATCCAGCTCCGTGTAGACAACCGGCAGTTGCTCTCTGGGCCCGCCGGCGAACCTTCCAACCGCAAATCCGCCGCGGGGGAGTCGCCAGATGGTGAGCCCGGCATCCGCCTCCGCCTCAGGCACGGCTGCCGCCGGAAGCTCGCTGCGGCAGATGGGGCAGGAGTTGCGGAGGGAGAGCCATGGGAGGATGCAGTCCTGGTGGTAGACGTGCTTGCACGGCATCTCCCGAGCAGCGGCGCCGGGCTCGAAGGCCTCCTGGCACACCGCGCAGTGGGCCCCACCTCCCCCGGCGACCGTGACGGACGGCATCGACTCGACCGCGGCCTTGGAGGCCGGCGGGCGCGGCGCGGCCGCCTCCAGCCGCGAGAACTGGTCGAGCAGGCGGTGGAAGCCCGACCCCATGAGGAGGTGCGAGACGTCGCCGGGCAGCGGCCGCAGCCCGTCGCCGGAGCCGTCCTCGTAGTAGAGCTCGAAGCCGGAGAGCGAGCCGCCCCGCAGCACGATCACCGGGTTCATCGCCCCGCgccggccgctgccgccgccgccgcgcggcgGCGGAGGCTGCGGGAACTGCTCGAGGAAGCCGCCGTCGCAGTCGGGGCAGACGACGGTGGCCGGGGAGACCCGCACGAAGCGGCTGCAGTGGTAGCACCAGTAGGAGACCGGGGACGACGCCATCGGGAGCGAGCGAGAGCCCCTCGACAAATCCCCCGGACGAATCGAGCCGCGGGCCGGTCAGCTCCGACGGCGGCCGCAGACGCAGATCGGACGGGCGGCGGAGCGAACCAGCCGGAGGCGCGGATCTGGGGGGAGCTCGGGACGCCGAAATCCCCAATCGATTTTCGAATTGGGGGTTTCGGGCAGGCAGTGGGGAGGAGACCtggagaggggaggggaggggaattGCGTGGTGGGTGAGTGGGTGGTTTCGTTTTTATGTGGGACGGCGCAGCGCACTCGCTCGCGGCGGTGACGTCGCTGGTGACGGCGACGCCACGCGGGCTGCCGCGACACGCCAGTGCGTGGTGTC
This window encodes:
- the LOC119290842 gene encoding E3 ubiquitin-protein ligase RDUF2-like, which gives rise to MASSPVSYWCYHCSRFVRVSPATVVCPDCDGGFLEQFPQPPPPRGGGGSGRRGAMNPVIVLRGGSLSGFELYYEDGSGDGLRPLPGDVSHLLMGSGFHRLLDQFSRLEAAAPRPPASKAAVESMPSVTVAGGGGAHCAVCQEAFEPGAAAREMPCKHVYHQDCILPWLSLRNSCPICRSELPAAAVPEAEADAGLTIWRLPRGGFAVGRFAGGPREQLPVVYTELDGGFSNGVGPRRVTWPEGEGQVDGGEGRIRRVFRNLFGCFGRGGRPESSSQSRSG